AATGTCATTTTGTGTGATGCATAGGATGACAATCATTATGACTCTATTTGATGCAGTTGCACCTGAGCTCATAGATCCAGCCATGAGCCTGTGGCAACCATCACCACGGAagtcctcctgctcttcctgctCCCAGAATGGTTCCTCAGATGGGGGCCTTCCTGATGGTTGCAACCATGACAGGCCAGTGTAAATGATACATCCTACCATCAATCTCAATTACCACCAGTGCATGGTAACGCTGATGAAGATAGCAGCTTAAAACGTATTCTTTACTTAGATTCTTTTAAGATGCAATTTCGCACAGCATCTGAGAGAGCTGTCAAAAACAGAGCATAATTCAAACTTAGGGACATTGATGATTCAAAAACATGCCTTGTGTACATTCATATCGCAGCTATCCCTAacaaggatggggggggggaccttTATTGCATAATAGTATTGCCTCAAGAAAGGAAAATGATTGTTGTTAATCTGCTCTCTACTCTACACATACAGGGCTCCTCTGAAATTACTGTGCGAGACCATGAGGTATCAGATCATCTCTCGTGCTTTCTATGGCTGTATGTACCAATATGTTATCCTgatacacattcatttttgtcACATATGGCAAAATATTTACACTTTTCATGTGTTAAccagaaaatgaatgtaaatatatttaaatatatgcaTATTATAATACACCATTAACACCATCCTTTAGTACAGCGAGAGCACTTGCATGCACAGGAATTAAAAATGTCTCCTCTGTTTTGAAACCTAGCAGAGGCCATTTTTTCCTACTAGTGTAATTTGCACACCCATAAATATTGTATGTGactaaaatatttatataatgaTTTACATAAGGGGATACTCTGTATTGTATTAGGTTCAAACATCTAATCAACTGTTAGACATACATGTTATCAGTACCTGTGAATATTAACAGCAACATCTTTGCATAATATATGTTCTGTCCCTCTTCTTGTTGACCAAAGGGTTGGCCTACTGTCGTCACTTATCCACGGTGCGCACACACCTGTCGGCCCTGGTGAACCCCTCCATCGTCGAGCACGATTTCCCCATCGATGCCAAAGGCGGTCTTACTTTGGAAGTGTGGAATGCCTTCCTACAGGACTCCTCTGTAAGAGATCAGTCCCAATGGGGCTTCTTTAAATGGGATCATATTAATCAAAAACTTCATTACCTCCTTAACCAACAAAGCACCTTACTTACACAAAATTACAATTAAGACCCACAGAAGTGTGCTGGATGTATTGAGATATACATTATGTCCAGAGGttgaacatacagtacatgtgtgatTATTTAGGTTTTACTATTAATATCTTTATGTTGTGTTATTGTTACAAGCAGTGTGTATAATTTGTAGGTTTTATATTCAAAGTCATTGACCTTAACTGAAGAGTAGTGAACCATTAGATATGAGTTCATTTTCAGGGACAGTTATAATTACAGAAACAACCTGAGTAGATTGGTCAGAGCTAGGAAAATTACTGGAACACTTCAGAATAGTCCAGGGAATTCTGCATTACACATTATAACAACCAGAAAgaacatctttttttctttttttgtaataaTAAAGTGTGTCACACTCAACCACAAACTTAATGTCTTTTATTACCTCAGCAACTTAAATCTTGAATATAAAACTATAGGAGTCTTACTGAATTGCAGCTTGCTTATCAAGATGTGTTTTTGATGATCACCAATGTAAATATCAAaagtcacctcatatttgtgtCTGAGGTAGTCTAGGCATAGCCAAAGAAAATGTCTACTACGTTGGGCAATGaagttgtgttgtgatgtgtccTCCGTCTGTCTGTGCAGGTTTATGAAGAGGTGGAGCTGTTGCGCCTGGTCTACTATGGAGGGGTGGACCCCAGCATACGCAAGGAGGTCTGGCCTTTCCTACTGGGCCACTATACCTTTACCATGAccccagaggagaggaaggaggtttGTGTGTTATATAACACATCATTCTAGTAATATTAACATACACAGTATGCTGATACATTAGTATTTGGTGTTTATATACATATCTATGTTTGCTTGTGCGTATGTGTAGGTGGATGAGCAAGTGCGGGCCAGCTATGAGCAGACGATGAGTGAGTGGTTAGGATGTGAGGCCATCGTGAAGCAGCGTGAGCAGGAACAGCATGCCGCCGCCTTGGCTCGGTGCTCCTCCGTAACCGGAGGGGAGCGAGGCCCACGCCATGACTCCACCGTCAGCTCAGACGTAAGTGAGAACTCCCACCTCAGCAGCTCAGTGACGTACCCCTCTGTCCCTGCTCAAGCCGAGGTCAAAATATAGAAATGAAACCAGCCATGGTTTAGACCCTAAACCTCACCAGGTGCACAAACCTCACTGTCAGACCGCTGCTCAGTTTCAGTTAAAACGGCTATGTACGGAGTTTTGTGAGAATGCAATGTTCATTCCCATGGCCTGTTTTAACACTACGCCTCGGTGTTGATTTGCACCTCTCAAAAAACATGATCTAAAACCTACACCTAAGCTGCATGTTTGAATATAATTGTGACAATTGTTTTAAGTCTTGCTATGACCATTTttatctgaaatatcacatttGTGAACAAATTAAGATCAATGCATCAGTAGTTTATCAGTAATCCCTCCTTTTGCATCAGTCGTCCCAGAGCAGCAGCACCTCTGAGAGACAAACCCACGCCTCCTCCCACAGTGACACTAACAGCAGTGCACAGGTAGGGGCAGGAGGGAGCGCTGGCATATTTTTTCAGCCATGTATAATTATTCATGCATTCACTATCATTAAAGCAGCAGTCCGTCAGACAACCTGATCATTAAAGCAGTACTTTGTCATATATGTACTTGTCCTGTcttaggtattatttgtgtgctATAAACCTGACCAATTTATGTTTcattttaggtgtttgtttctgttgatGAAGAGGATCAACCTGAATTGGAGGCCAAGCCTGAAGAACAAAAACCCTTGCCCAAGCCTCTCGCCAATGGCACCAGCTCACCTGACTCCGGCCACCCGTCGTCTCGTAACTTCTCCACCACGTCTGGCGTCTCCGACTACTCCCCCAGCACCGACGAAGCCTCTGCCCATGACTCTGGGGCCAGAGCTGGGGCTTCTCAAACTCCCACGAAAAAGCCAGAGCAAGCTGCCGAAGGAGCCCCCACCAGCGTAGCTGACTCCCAGCCCAAAGCGACCCCACCACAGAGTGACCCCCCAAAGCCCCATCCATCAGAGCAGGATGTAAAGGTACTGGGTGAAAAGGTGGATTCCAAGAAAGCAGAAGTGGTTTCAGAGGAGGCCTCAGGAAGTGTTTCAATGAAAGAAGAAACAGACGTCCTGGAGAGTGAGCCTCTGGCTCCCAGGGCATCAGAGCAGGATAACACAGCCCCAGCTATGGAATCAGATTCTGGTGAGGCATTAGAAATAAACTCACTTAAGAGTGAAGTGGCGCTCTCTGATAGAGACCCTAAATGTAGTGAGACACAACAGCAGTATCTGAAGGTTCCTGAGGAGAAGGTGGATTCCGAGAAAGCAAAAGTGGTTTCAGAGGAAGCCTTAGGAAGGGTTTCAATGAAAGAAGAAACAGACGTCCAGGAGAGTGAGCCTTCTGCACCTGAGAAGGTGGATTCTGAAGAGAGATTGGTGCGTGAGCCACAAAAAAacgaagctgaagctgaagtgGCAAAGGGGGGCTCTGAAGCACAGGAGATACAGGGTTCTACGACAGAAGAGGAAAAGGGTTCtaagacagaagaggaaaagGGCCTGGATAGGTCAGGAGAGAGAACTGACAACTTACAGGAGAGCATACCAACTCCAGAACAAAACCAGGAAACAGAGTCAAGCCCGGTAAAGACACCGGAAACAGCTGACGAGAAATCCCCTGAAATGGACAAGAAACCTGATAGCACACAATGTACTGAAGGTGCAATTCAGAAGTTTGAGAGTTTGAACAAGGAGCATGCCGAAATCCTCTCAGACAAAGCTCCCGATGTACCCAAAGACAGGAGTGGGGTTTCTGTAACAGACCATAGCCCAAGTGTTGTGGCAAATGATCCCCTGAAGACAGAGGAATCTGAGGATCCTCAAAAGGAAGAACCCAAAACAGTTAAACCACAAATCGGCGAATCCCCAATTCTAGAAGAGCCTGCAATCTCTGAGTCAAAAGAGGCAGAAGATTCTTTGCCATCGAAAGAGATCAGTTCATCTGAGAATGCTGCTCAGCCAGTACTTgaatcaaaacaaacagagtCATCACCAACAAAAGAGATCAGCTCATCTGAAGCAGCCGAGAATGTTGCTCAGCCGGTACTTGAATCAAAACAACCAGAGTCATCACCAACTAAAGAGGTCAATTCGTCTGAAACAGATGAAAATACTGCTCAGCCAGTACTTGAATCAAAACAACCAGAGTTATCACCAACAAAAGAGGTAATTTCATCTGAAATAGATGAAAATACTGCTCAGCCAGTACTTGAATCGAAGCAACCAGAGTCATCACCAACAAAAGAGGTAATTTCATCTGAAATAGATGAAAATACTGCTCAGCCAGTACTTGAATCGAAGCAACCAGAGTCATCACCAACAAAAGAGGTAATTTCATCTGAAATAGATGAAAATACTGCTCAGCCAGTACTTGAATCGAAGCAACCAGAGTCATCACCAACTAAAGAGGTCAATTCGTCTGAAACAGATGAAAATACTGCTCAGCCAGTACTTGAATCAAAACAACCAGAGTTATCACCAACAAAAGAGGTAATTTCATCTGAAATAGATGAAAATACTGCTCAGCCAGTACTTGAATCGAAGCAACCAGAGTCATCACCAACAAAAGAGGTAATTTCATCTGAAATAGATGAAAATACTGCTCAGCCAGTACTTGAATCGAAGCAACCAGAGTCATCACCAACAAAAGAGGTAATTTCATCTGAAATAGATGAAAATACTGCTCAGCCAGTACTTGAATCGAAGCAACCAGAGT
Above is a window of Clupea harengus chromosome 21, Ch_v2.0.2, whole genome shotgun sequence DNA encoding:
- the sgsm1b gene encoding small G protein signaling modulator 1 isoform X2, translated to MGETETRQRLLRSVKKEVKQIMEEAVTRKFVHEDSSHIISFCAVVEACVLHGLRRRAAGFLRSNKLAALFVKVGKVFAPAEELSRKVQEVEQIIESKQHQARLNQDSNQKLSKLPNLSPQAIKYLWIRTALTEKVLDKIVLYLVENSSKFYEREALLRDPTEGPILASLLVGPCALEYTKAKTANHFWTDPSADELVQRHRIHSGHCRQDSPTKRPALITKRQSSGSIDDRPSFWARDYVESLHQNSRATLLFGKNNVLVQPTDDMESIPGYLSLHQTADLMTLKWTPNQLMNGTMGDPEYEKSVYWDFAMTIRLEEIVYLHCHQHVDSGGTVVLVSQDGIQRPPLRFPRGGHLLQFLTCLENGLLPHGQLDPPLWSQRGKGKVFPKLRRRSPHGSCESVSDKEEDEATDYVFRILLPSTQSDFVAPELIDPAMSLWQPSPRKSSCSSCSQNGSSDGGLPDGCNHDRAPLKLLCETMRYQIISRAFYGWLAYCRHLSTVRTHLSALVNPSIVEHDFPIDAKGGLTLEVWNAFLQDSSVYEEVELLRLVYYGGVDPSIRKEVWPFLLGHYTFTMTPEERKEVDEQVRASYEQTMSEWLGCEAIVKQREQEQHAAALARCSSVTGGERGPRHDSTVSSDSSQSSSTSERQTHASSHSDTNSSAQVFVSVDEEDQPELEAKPEEQKPLPKPLANGTSSPDSGHPSSRNFSTTSGVSDYSPSTDEASAHDSGARAGASQTPTKKPEQAAEGAPTSVADSQPKATPPQSDPPKPHPSEQDVKVLGEKVDSKKAEVVSEEASGSVSMKEETDVLESEPLAPRASEQDNTAPAMESDSGEALEINSLKSEVALSDRDPKCSETQQQYLKVPEEKVDSEKAKVVSEEALGRVSMKEETDVQESEPSAPEKVDSEERLVREPQKNEAEAEVAKGGSEAQEIQGSTTEEEKGSKTEEEKGLDRSGERTDNLQESIPTPEQNQETESSPVKTPETADEKSPEMDKKPDSTQCTEGAIQKFESLNKEHAEILSDKAPDVPKDRSGVSVTDHSPSVVANDPLKTEESEDPQKEEPKTVKPQIGESPILEEPAISESKEAEDSLPSKEISSSENAAQPVLESKQTESSPTKEISSSEAAENVAQPVLESKQPESSPTKEVNSSETDENTAQPVLESKQPELSPTKEVISSEIDENTAQPVLESKQPESSPTKEVISSEIDENTAQPVLESKQPESSPTKEVISSEIDENTAQPVLESKQPESSPTKEVNSSETDENTAQPVLESKQPELSPTKEVISSEIDENTAQPVLESKQPESSPTKEVISSEIDENTAQPVLESKQPESSPTKEVISSEIDENTAQPVLESKQPESSPTKEVISSEIDENTAHPVLESKQPESSPTKEVNLSETVQNAVQTESHSKEAEPLLTKETAESSVQLGSESKQELSPTKEIPSSEAGEKTAQQGSESEDITTPGMEGTCVSESEDIKAIRQGLGWALERRDSNPESEGCVSAPPLLTQQSSTLDLADSDDSPSALEMEEIPTSLICMASDDHWGKPLLTLDAPSAQRTPREPGMDMPILELRLEVGPNTSPEATESILSEEDADMDSLFPKADSLAVRGELKNELASPVSSIGTTYSQELLDMYMLNLHRIEKDVHRCDRNYWYFTTANLEKLRNIMCSYVWQHLEIGYVQGMCDLLAPLLVILDDEAMAFSCFTELMKRMNQNFPHGGAMDSHFANMRSLIQILDSELFELMQQNGDYTHFYFCYRWFLLDFKREMVYDDVFSAWETVWAARSVSSSHFVLFIALALVEHYRDIILENNMDFTEIIKFFNEMAERHDVPQVLVKARELVNKVQTLIENK
- the sgsm1b gene encoding nucleolar protein dao-5 isoform X3; its protein translation is MGFRDPHCVSLEGVTCCSSSPVWRMDSSHMGSWTHRYGLRGERGKCSLSFAEEARTDPVSLSQTKKKMKPRTMSSGSCCLPLSQTLVTSCHAGWVKAGTDVISSPPCPIPLSVISTSCSSCSCELVAPELIDPAMSLWQPSPRKSSCSSCSQNGSSDGGLPDGCNHDRPVAPLKLLCETMRYQIISRAFYGWLAYCRHLSTVRTHLSALVNPSIVEHDFPIDAKGGLTLEVWNAFLQDSSVYEEVELLRLVYYGGVDPSIRKEVWPFLLGHYTFTMTPEERKEVDEQVRASYEQTMSEWLGCEAIVKQREQEQHAAALARCSSVTGGERGPRHDSTVSSDSSQSSSTSERQTHASSHSDTNSSAQVFVSVDEEDQPELEAKPEEQKPLPKPLANGTSSPDSGHPSSRNFSTTSGVSDYSPSTDEASAHDSGARAGASQTPTKKPEQAAEGAPTSVADSQPKATPPQSDPPKPHPSEQDVKVLGEKVDSKKAEVVSEEASGSVSMKEETDVLESEPLAPRASEQDNTAPAMESDSGEALEINSLKSEVALSDRDPKCSETQQQYLKVPEEKVDSEKAKVVSEEALGRVSMKEETDVQESEPSAPEKVDSEERLVREPQKNEAEAEVAKGGSEAQEIQGSTTEEEKGSKTEEEKGLDRSGERTDNLQESIPTPEQNQETESSPVKTPETADEKSPEMDKKPDSTQCTEGAIQKFESLNKEHAEILSDKAPDVPKDRSGVSVTDHSPSVVANDPLKTEESEDPQKEEPKTVKPQIGESPILEEPAISESKEAEDSLPSKEISSSENAAQPVLESKQTESSPTKEISSSEAAENVAQPVLESKQPESSPTKEVNSSETDENTAQPVLESKQPELSPTKEVISSEIDENTAQPVLESKQPESSPTKEVISSEIDENTAQPVLESKQPESSPTKEVISSEIDENTAQPVLESKQPESSPTKEVNSSETDENTAQPVLESKQPELSPTKEVISSEIDENTAQPVLESKQPESSPTKEVISSEIDENTAQPVLESKQPESSPTKEVISSEIDENTAQPVLESKQPESSPTKEVISSEIDENTAHPVLESKQPESSPTKEVNLSETVQNAVQTESHSKEAEPLLTKETAESSVQLGSESKQELSPTKEIPSSEAGEKTAQQGSESEDITTPGMEGTCVSESEDIKAIRQGLGWALERRDSNPESEGCVSAPPLLTQQSSTLDLADSDDSPSALEMEEIPTSLICMASDDHWGKPLLTLDAPSAQRTPREPGMDMPILELRLEVGPNTSPEATESILSEEDADMDSLFPKADSLAVRGELKNELASPVSSIGTTYSQELLDMYMLNLHRIEKDVHRCDRNYWYFTTANLEKLRNIMCSYVWQHLEIGYVQGMCDLLAPLLVILDDEAMAFSCFTELMKRMNQNFPHGGAMDSHFANMRSLIQILDSELFELMQQNGDYTHFYFCYRWFLLDFKREMVYDDVFSAWETVWAARSVSSSHFVLFIALALVEHYRDIILENNMDFTEIIKFFNEMAERHDVPQVLVKARELVNKVQTLIENK
- the sgsm1b gene encoding small G protein signaling modulator 1 isoform X1, which codes for MGETETRQRLLRSVKKEVKQIMEEAVTRKFVHEDSSHIISFCAVVEACVLHGLRRRAAGFLRSNKLAALFVKVGKVFAPAEELSRKVQEVEQIIESKQHQARLNQDSNQKLSKLPNLSPQAIKYLWIRTALTEKVLDKIVLYLVENSSKFYEREALLRDPTEGPILASLLVGPCALEYTKAKTANHFWTDPSADELVQRHRIHSGHCRQDSPTKRPALITKRQSSGSIDDRPSFWARDYVESLHQNSRATLLFGKNNVLVQPTDDMESIPGYLSLHQTADLMTLKWTPNQLMNGTMGDPEYEKSVYWDFAMTIRLEEIVYLHCHQHVDSGGTVVLVSQDGIQRPPLRFPRGGHLLQFLTCLENGLLPHGQLDPPLWSQRGKGKVFPKLRRRSPHGSCESVSDKEEDEATDYVFRILLPSTQSDFVAPELIDPAMSLWQPSPRKSSCSSCSQNGSSDGGLPDGCNHDRPVAPLKLLCETMRYQIISRAFYGWLAYCRHLSTVRTHLSALVNPSIVEHDFPIDAKGGLTLEVWNAFLQDSSVYEEVELLRLVYYGGVDPSIRKEVWPFLLGHYTFTMTPEERKEVDEQVRASYEQTMSEWLGCEAIVKQREQEQHAAALARCSSVTGGERGPRHDSTVSSDSSQSSSTSERQTHASSHSDTNSSAQVFVSVDEEDQPELEAKPEEQKPLPKPLANGTSSPDSGHPSSRNFSTTSGVSDYSPSTDEASAHDSGARAGASQTPTKKPEQAAEGAPTSVADSQPKATPPQSDPPKPHPSEQDVKVLGEKVDSKKAEVVSEEASGSVSMKEETDVLESEPLAPRASEQDNTAPAMESDSGEALEINSLKSEVALSDRDPKCSETQQQYLKVPEEKVDSEKAKVVSEEALGRVSMKEETDVQESEPSAPEKVDSEERLVREPQKNEAEAEVAKGGSEAQEIQGSTTEEEKGSKTEEEKGLDRSGERTDNLQESIPTPEQNQETESSPVKTPETADEKSPEMDKKPDSTQCTEGAIQKFESLNKEHAEILSDKAPDVPKDRSGVSVTDHSPSVVANDPLKTEESEDPQKEEPKTVKPQIGESPILEEPAISESKEAEDSLPSKEISSSENAAQPVLESKQTESSPTKEISSSEAAENVAQPVLESKQPESSPTKEVNSSETDENTAQPVLESKQPELSPTKEVISSEIDENTAQPVLESKQPESSPTKEVISSEIDENTAQPVLESKQPESSPTKEVISSEIDENTAQPVLESKQPESSPTKEVNSSETDENTAQPVLESKQPELSPTKEVISSEIDENTAQPVLESKQPESSPTKEVISSEIDENTAQPVLESKQPESSPTKEVISSEIDENTAQPVLESKQPESSPTKEVISSEIDENTAHPVLESKQPESSPTKEVNLSETVQNAVQTESHSKEAEPLLTKETAESSVQLGSESKQELSPTKEIPSSEAGEKTAQQGSESEDITTPGMEGTCVSESEDIKAIRQGLGWALERRDSNPESEGCVSAPPLLTQQSSTLDLADSDDSPSALEMEEIPTSLICMASDDHWGKPLLTLDAPSAQRTPREPGMDMPILELRLEVGPNTSPEATESILSEEDADMDSLFPKADSLAVRGELKNELASPVSSIGTTYSQELLDMYMLNLHRIEKDVHRCDRNYWYFTTANLEKLRNIMCSYVWQHLEIGYVQGMCDLLAPLLVILDDEAMAFSCFTELMKRMNQNFPHGGAMDSHFANMRSLIQILDSELFELMQQNGDYTHFYFCYRWFLLDFKREMVYDDVFSAWETVWAARSVSSSHFVLFIALALVEHYRDIILENNMDFTEIIKFFNEMAERHDVPQVLVKARELVNKVQTLIENK